From Trichomycterus rosablanca isolate fTriRos1 chromosome 18, fTriRos1.hap1, whole genome shotgun sequence, the proteins below share one genomic window:
- the smfn gene encoding small fragment nuclease, with amino-acid sequence MAALGRIAACPYRSTVFTRALLVRTCNTKIKELYINPRASYHYYTQCLINNKSLVLNTEQYRRRMSSLSVSKMNQRMVWVDLEMTGLDIEKDEIIEMACIITDSDLNIIEEGPNLIINQPNELLDGMSDWCKEHHGKSGLTQAVRDSKITLQQAEYEFLSFIRKHTPPGHCPLAGNSVHADKKFLDKHMPQFMHHLHYRIIDVSTVKELCRRWFPQEFKQAPQKKASHRALDDIQESIKELKFYRANIFKSEDDDRKRKLVDNGDAKRTT; translated from the exons ATGGCGGCACTGGGGAGGATAGCAGCGTGTCCATACAGAAGCACTGTATTTACCAGAGCTCTTCTCGTTCGCACGTGTAATACTAAAATTAAAGAATTATATATTAATCCCAGAGCATCATATCATTATTATACACAGTGCCTGATTAATAATAAGAGCTTGGTGTTAAATACAGAGCAGTACAGGAGAAGAATGTCTTCATTATCAGTTAGCAAGATGAATCAGAGGATGGTGTGGGTCGATCTGGAG ATGACTGGACTGGACATAGAAAAAGACGAGATTATTGAAATGGCGTGTATCATCACAGACTCAGATCTCAACATCATAGAAGAG GGTCCTAATTTGATCATCAACCAGCCGAACGAGCTGCTGGACGGCATGTCCGATTGGTGCAAGGAGCATCATGGGAAA TCTGGACTAACACAGGCAGTGCGGGACAGTAAGATCACGCTGCAGCAGGCCGAGTACGAGTTCCTGTCCTTCATCAGGAAACACACCCCGCCCGGGCATTGCCCCCTAGCTG GGAACTCGGTACATGCTGATAAGAAGTTCCTGGATAAGCACATGCCCCAGTTCATGCATCACCTGCACTACCGCATCATCGACGTGAGCACGGTCAAGGAGCTCTGCAG ACGCTGGTTTCCACAAGAATTCAAGCAAGCACCACAGAAGAAAGCTTCACACAG AGCGCTGGATGACATTCAGGAGAGCATCAAGGAGCTCAAGTTTTACCGAGCGAACATCTTTAAATCTGAAGACGACGACAGGAAAAGAAAACTAGTAGACAACGGAGATGCCAAACGCACGACTTAA